The following are encoded together in the Lactuca sativa cultivar Salinas chromosome 1, Lsat_Salinas_v11, whole genome shotgun sequence genome:
- the LOC111878949 gene encoding uncharacterized mitochondrial protein AtMg00810-like, with protein sequence MVDDFARLMTNKFQMSMNREIKFFLGLKVKQIPQGIFIHQEKYTSELLKKYSMDNCSSAKVPMTFGYKISADPSGEPVDHKTYRGLIDSLMYLTASRPDIIFAMGVCARYQADLKVSHMTAAKQILRYLKGSKSLGLWYPACNDFSLQAFTDANHAGCKLDRKSTSGGFQFLGGRLVS encoded by the coding sequence ATGGTGGATGATTTTGCTAGGCTCATGACTAACAAATTTcagatgagcatgaatagagagattaaattCTTTCTAGGACTTAAAGTTAAACAGATTCCTCAAGGGATCTTCAtccatcaagaaaaatatacctcTGAGCTGctgaagaaatactctatggatAACTGTTCTTCGGCTAAGGTTCCCATGACCTTTGGTTATAAAATTTCTGCTGATCCCTCCGGTGAACCTGTTGATCACAAAACTTATAGAGGCCTCATTGACTCTCTCATGTACCTCACTGCTAGCCGACCGGATATAATTTTTGCAATGggtgtatgtgcaaggtatcaggctgaTCTAAAAGTGTCTcatatgaccgcagccaaacaaattcttcggtacctAAAAGGAAGCAAGTCTCTTGGCCTATGGTACCCCGCATGCAATGACTTTAGTCTTCAAGCGTTTACCGATGCGAATCACGCAGGATGCAAactggatcgtaaaagcacctcTGGTGGATTTCAATTCTTGGGTGGAAGACTAGTCAGCTGA